The Streptomyces capitiformicae genome contains the following window.
CGCGCACGGCACAAACGTTCAGGCAACGGCACCGGCGCACGGTGAGCCTCATCCGACGGCACCCCAGACGCATGGGGTGCCCGCCCCCGCGACGCCCCAGCCACCTGTCGTGCCCGCCCCCGTGGCGCCCCCGTCGCACGACACGGCGACTGCGGCGGCGCCCCCGCCGTCCGCCGCCGCACCGAGCCCGTCGCACGGCACCTCGCCGGTATCAGCGGCCCCTGCCGCTCACCTGCCGCCGGCCCCCTCGGCCAACGGCACACACGCCTCGTCGGCGATACCCTCGCCGTCACCGGTGACCCAGGCCCACGGCACCTCCGTACCGCCCACGGCTCCCCAGCCCGCGACGGGCCCGTACACGGACGCCCCGCAGCCTGCGGCCGCCACCCCTTACCCGGACGCGTCCCAGGCCGCCCCGCCCTCGTACCCGTCCCCCTCCCCCCAGCCGCCGTACGCGGACGCGTCCCGAGCCGTGCCGCAAGCCGCCCCCAACCCCTGGCAGAACTACGACCCCTGGGCAGGTTCCGCCCCGTTGCAGCAGAACGGGGCCGCCGTGGTGAGCGAGGAGGCGCGGCGGAAGCGAGGGCTGAAGATCCTGGTGGTCGGCGCCGCGCTGATCGCTCTCGTGTCCGGAGGCGTCGGCGGAGCCATGGGCGCGTATCTGGAGCGGAACGGCGGGGTCGGCGAGGTCGAGCTGCCGCAGTCCGGCGGCGGCGGGACGGGGCGGGCCCCCGACAGCGTCGCCGGAATCGCCGCCAGCGCGCTGCCCAGCGTCGTGACCCTGCATGTGAGCGGATCGGATGCGCAGGGGACCGGCACCGGCTTCGTGCTCGACAAACGGGGCCACATCCTCACCAACAACCACGTCGTCGAGGCCGCCGCCACCTCCGGCGAGATATCGGTGACCTTCAGCGGCGGCGACACCGCCGAGGCCACCATCGTCGGCCGGGACACCGGCTACGACCTCGCCGTCGTCAAGGTGACCGGCGTCAACGGGCTCAAGCCGCTGCCCCTCGGCAACTCCGACGAGGTCCAGGTCGGCGACCCGGTCGTCGCCATCGGTGCCCCCTTCAACCTGGCCAACACCGTCACCTCCGGCATCATCAGCGCCAAGGAACGGCCCATCACGGCCGGCGGTGAGAGCGGCGACGCCAGCGATGTGTCGTACGTGGACGCGCTGCAGACCGACGCGCCGATAAACCCGGGCAACTCCGGTGGCCCGCTCGTCGACGTCAACGCCCGGGTCATCGGCATCAACAGCGCCATCCGGTCCGCCGGCAGCGGTTCCGAGTCGGACGGTGGGCAGGCCGGTTCGATCGGGCTCGGCTTCGCGATCCCCATCAACCAGGGCAAGCGCGTCGCGGAGGAACTGATCAACACGGGCAAGGCGACCCACCCGGTGATCGGCGTCACCCTCGACATGGATTACTCGGGTGACGGCGCCCGCATCGGCAACGACGACGGCGGCGCCGCGGTCAACGCGGGCGGGCCGGCCGACCGGGCCGGCATCCGGTCGGGTGACGTCATCACCGAGGTCGACGGCCAGCGCGTCCACTCCGGCGACGAACTCATCGTCAAGGTACGGGCCCACCGCCCCGGCGACCGGCTGGAGCTCACTCTTCAGCGCGACGGCAGGGAACAGAAGGTCAGTCTGACCCTCGGCTCGTCCGACGGTGACTGAAAGGGCGGCTCGGACGGGGCCGGACGGCTCGACGTACTGACAGGAACTTCACAGTAGGGGGTCCCTGGCCCCCTCCCGCCAGGCAAACAGCTGGGAAAACCAGCCGTGCGACCCTGGTCGGAGGGTGCCCGGCAGTACCCGATCGACAGGATCGCCGGGTACCGTGGACCCGGCCCGGACCACGGAAGACCTGCCGGACCGCGGAAGATCTACCGAGGGCCGCGACCGAGGACATCGCAAGGAGCTTCAGGTGTTCAATGACATAGGTGCGCTCGAGCTGGTGACGCTCATCGTCCTTGCCGTGCTCGTCTTCGGTCCGGACAAGCTCCCGAAGGTGATCCAGGACGTCACGCGCACGATCCGCAAGATCCGTGAGTTCTCGGACAGCGCCAAGCAGGACATTCGCAACGAACTCGGCCCGGAGTTCAAGGACTTCGAGTTCGAGGACCTCAACCCCAAGACGTTCATCCGCAAGCAGCTGGACAACGACGACCTGGGGCTGAAGGAGATGCGCAGCAGCTT
Protein-coding sequences here:
- a CDS encoding S1C family serine protease, with product MGDHTGPTGGDGVAADAVRGESDGGDFELERPATVPAPGGAGPDDDFELARPASSLTPNGSERLVHSGPGDSASGADAGGDFELRPAAGGAGTGAVAASIEGAPGEVAAPPGLEQSNSSVGEESSPAADEVTMSGEATTRLSLTKSASVHGDTVQDTAAQGAGAPGGQSGALGGPGAPSERPKPLHDPDPYSTPPYGEPGPWAPAPPVQHPATTPAHGTNVQATAPAHGEPHPTAPQTHGVPAPATPQPPVVPAPVAPPSHDTATAAAPPPSAAAPSPSHGTSPVSAAPAAHLPPAPSANGTHASSAIPSPSPVTQAHGTSVPPTAPQPATGPYTDAPQPAAATPYPDASQAAPPSYPSPSPQPPYADASRAVPQAAPNPWQNYDPWAGSAPLQQNGAAVVSEEARRKRGLKILVVGAALIALVSGGVGGAMGAYLERNGGVGEVELPQSGGGGTGRAPDSVAGIAASALPSVVTLHVSGSDAQGTGTGFVLDKRGHILTNNHVVEAAATSGEISVTFSGGDTAEATIVGRDTGYDLAVVKVTGVNGLKPLPLGNSDEVQVGDPVVAIGAPFNLANTVTSGIISAKERPITAGGESGDASDVSYVDALQTDAPINPGNSGGPLVDVNARVIGINSAIRSAGSGSESDGGQAGSIGLGFAIPINQGKRVAEELINTGKATHPVIGVTLDMDYSGDGARIGNDDGGAAVNAGGPADRAGIRSGDVITEVDGQRVHSGDELIVKVRAHRPGDRLELTLQRDGREQKVSLTLGSSDGD
- a CDS encoding sec-independent translocase; the encoded protein is MFNDIGALELVTLIVLAVLVFGPDKLPKVIQDVTRTIRKIREFSDSAKQDIRNELGPEFKDFEFEDLNPKTFIRKQLDNDDLGLKEMRSSFDLKKEMAELTDAVQGRESEPSSAAAASTSGSSGGSVDMSKKRAALEKDERPPYDADAT